One window from the genome of Echinicola vietnamensis DSM 17526 encodes:
- a CDS encoding DUF5995 family protein — protein sequence MSSLEEVIARMDLIVADCSSKKSRIGYFAILYRQVTKRIKEGIDRGEFEDNARMERLDINFAQRFFDAYDHYLSNDPTSKSWLCAFETSEKTGKVILQHLLLGINAHINLDLGIATVVTMGGGQLEDIKEDFDKINIILASMVDGVKTNLSIISPLFGFLIQLADGKDELLLNFSIQIARDGAWEFAQEYRIAPDTNQCLSVRDQAIYRIGDKIANPGKLFGWVVFIINLTEWKSIPQVMDRLEGIARKSTPNNLRTANL from the coding sequence ATGTCCTCTTTAGAAGAAGTTATCGCCAGAATGGATTTGATTGTAGCGGATTGCAGCAGCAAAAAAAGCCGGATTGGCTACTTTGCAATTTTGTACAGACAAGTTACCAAAAGGATAAAAGAAGGGATTGACCGTGGAGAATTTGAAGATAATGCCCGTATGGAACGGCTTGACATAAATTTTGCGCAGCGTTTTTTTGACGCCTATGATCATTATTTGTCAAATGACCCCACTAGTAAAAGTTGGCTGTGCGCTTTCGAAACAAGCGAAAAAACCGGCAAAGTCATCCTCCAACACCTCCTATTGGGCATAAACGCTCACATCAACCTTGACCTCGGCATCGCCACAGTCGTGACCATGGGAGGTGGACAGTTAGAAGACATAAAAGAAGACTTTGACAAAATAAACATCATTTTAGCCAGCATGGTCGACGGTGTCAAAACCAATCTTTCCATCATCTCACCTTTATTTGGTTTTTTGATTCAATTGGCAGATGGGAAAGATGAACTCCTGCTTAATTTCAGCATCCAAATTGCCAGGGACGGAGCATGGGAATTTGCTCAGGAATACCGCATTGCCCCAGACACCAACCAATGCCTTTCGGTCCGCGATCAAGCCATCTACCGGATAGGAGACAAAATCGCCAACCCCGGGAAATTATTTGGCTGGGTAGTATTTATCATTAACCTGACTGAATGGAAATCCATCCCGCAAGTGATGGATCGACTTGAAGGCATCGCACGAAAGTCCACTCCAAACAACCTGCGGACGGCCAATTTATAA
- a CDS encoding Gfo/Idh/MocA family protein → MKEQKPLQSGNSRRAFLKGAATAAAGFYLVPRHVLGGPGFTAPSDKIVIAGIGAGGKGQSDINAMYQSGHAEIGYLCDVDDRRAATSRERFPKAKYYKDFRELLEKEHKNIDAVTVSTPDHNHAVITLAAMQLGKHVYVQKPLTHDIYEARMLTEAAEKYKVVTQMGNQGSSGDGVRRMVEWYDAGLIGEATKVWCWTDRPVWPQGIKWPEKGTTPPKELDWDLWLGTAPYKEYVDNLVPFNWRGWWDYGTGALGDMACHIMEPPFRALGLGYPTEAECSVGSVYVGEFQRGYFPDGCPPSSHVTLKFKMPSGKDLEFHWMDGGIQPTRPEELGPNEQMGDGGNGVIIEGTKGKMMCSTYGINPMLLPTSREDGEKVPKTIPRVENGDNGHYAQWVKACVAGHGSKEFKELSSPFSIAGPLTESVLMGNLAIRSYDIRKPREDNGFDYPGRGIKLVWDGPNMKVTNFDEANQFVKREYRGDWTLNV, encoded by the coding sequence ATGAAAGAACAAAAGCCACTCCAATCTGGCAATTCCAGAAGAGCGTTTTTGAAAGGCGCTGCCACTGCTGCAGCTGGATTTTATCTGGTCCCCAGACATGTATTGGGAGGCCCTGGTTTCACGGCTCCCAGTGACAAAATCGTTATCGCAGGTATCGGGGCTGGCGGAAAAGGCCAAAGCGACATCAACGCCATGTACCAAAGCGGTCATGCAGAAATCGGATATCTATGCGATGTGGACGACAGAAGAGCAGCCACTTCCCGTGAGCGCTTCCCTAAAGCCAAATATTACAAAGACTTCCGGGAGCTTCTCGAAAAAGAGCATAAAAACATTGATGCTGTAACGGTATCCACCCCAGACCACAACCATGCCGTCATCACCTTGGCAGCCATGCAGCTGGGCAAGCATGTTTACGTGCAAAAGCCCCTGACCCATGATATTTATGAAGCACGTATGCTCACAGAAGCTGCCGAAAAATACAAAGTGGTCACGCAAATGGGCAACCAAGGCTCCTCCGGAGATGGCGTCCGCCGAATGGTCGAATGGTACGATGCTGGACTGATCGGAGAGGCGACCAAGGTATGGTGCTGGACAGATCGCCCCGTATGGCCACAAGGCATCAAATGGCCAGAAAAAGGTACCACTCCCCCAAAAGAGCTGGACTGGGACCTTTGGCTGGGCACTGCTCCATATAAAGAATACGTAGACAATCTCGTTCCATTTAACTGGCGTGGATGGTGGGATTACGGTACAGGTGCGCTTGGAGACATGGCCTGTCATATTATGGAGCCACCTTTCAGGGCCCTCGGACTGGGCTACCCCACGGAAGCGGAATGCAGCGTAGGATCCGTCTATGTAGGCGAGTTCCAACGAGGCTATTTCCCTGACGGCTGTCCTCCTTCCTCCCATGTCACCCTTAAATTTAAAATGCCTAGCGGAAAAGACCTGGAATTCCACTGGATGGACGGCGGCATACAACCCACCCGACCAGAAGAACTTGGCCCTAACGAGCAAATGGGAGATGGTGGAAATGGCGTGATCATCGAAGGCACCAAAGGCAAAATGATGTGTTCCACCTATGGCATTAACCCAATGCTGCTCCCCACTTCCAGGGAAGATGGTGAAAAGGTCCCCAAAACTATCCCAAGAGTAGAAAATGGAGACAATGGTCACTATGCCCAATGGGTGAAAGCCTGCGTAGCCGGACATGGCAGCAAGGAGTTCAAAGAACTGAGTTCTCCTTTCTCTATTGCCGGGCCACTTACGGAGTCAGTACTGATGGGCAATCTTGCCATTCGTAGCTATGACATCAGAAAACCGCGTGAAGACAACGGATTTGACTATCCTGGCAGGGGAATCAAGCTTGTATGGGACGGACCAAATATGAAGGTTACCAATTTCGATGAAGCCAACCAGTTTGTCAAACGGGAATACCGAGGAGACTGGACCTTGAACGTATAA
- a CDS encoding Gfo/Idh/MocA family protein, giving the protein MKRRDFMKTGGVVLGGSLLPYQLANAFRTNTDKGPIKIGIIGCGDRGKGLMHVMSGMPEQFEIVAICDNMDFRLDQTRKAFPSLQAKSYKNYQDLVDHPDISAVAIATPLNMHFAPAKAALQAGKHVYLEKTMTYDIPEAMELIELVKKNPDLTLQVGHQYRYTPLYYKVKDMIQSGYMGKITQIDSRWDRNWNWKRPVPEPSLERIINWRMYKEYSGGLPAELLSHQIDFINWAFETHPDTIIGTGGIDNYHDGRETYDNVQLLLRYEKEGMIGNFGATCSNAREGYSFSIKGTQGTVELLMNEGYFYPEEERMEELQIVDGVSGATKLTWKEGKGIPILEEKTKDGTWYAFNDFYKSILNKEYPASNVISGATTATCIHLANHSLFHKTIEDWKPAYNYE; this is encoded by the coding sequence ATGAAAAGAAGGGACTTTATGAAAACCGGTGGCGTTGTCTTAGGCGGATCCCTACTCCCTTACCAGCTTGCAAACGCTTTTCGTACCAACACCGACAAAGGCCCCATTAAAATAGGCATCATTGGCTGTGGAGACAGAGGGAAAGGACTGATGCACGTCATGTCTGGAATGCCAGAACAGTTTGAGATAGTGGCCATCTGTGACAACATGGACTTTAGACTTGACCAAACCCGCAAAGCATTCCCAAGCCTTCAAGCCAAATCCTATAAAAACTACCAAGACCTCGTAGACCATCCTGACATTTCAGCGGTGGCCATTGCGACGCCGCTGAACATGCACTTTGCTCCAGCCAAGGCCGCCCTCCAAGCCGGGAAACATGTCTATCTCGAAAAAACGATGACGTATGACATCCCCGAGGCAATGGAACTGATCGAATTGGTAAAAAAGAATCCCGATCTTACCCTGCAAGTGGGCCATCAATACCGGTATACTCCGCTATATTACAAGGTAAAGGACATGATCCAATCAGGCTATATGGGCAAGATTACCCAAATCGACTCCCGCTGGGACAGAAACTGGAACTGGAAACGACCAGTCCCCGAGCCATCATTAGAGCGAATCATCAACTGGAGGATGTACAAGGAATATTCCGGAGGCTTGCCTGCCGAATTGCTATCCCACCAAATAGACTTCATCAACTGGGCATTTGAAACCCATCCAGACACCATCATTGGAACCGGCGGAATTGACAATTACCACGACGGGAGGGAAACCTATGACAATGTACAGTTGCTGCTGAGATATGAGAAAGAAGGCATGATCGGGAATTTTGGTGCCACCTGCAGTAATGCCAGAGAAGGATATTCATTCTCCATCAAGGGCACCCAAGGAACGGTAGAATTATTAATGAACGAGGGTTATTTTTATCCTGAAGAGGAGCGAATGGAAGAACTCCAGATCGTCGACGGCGTTTCTGGTGCCACCAAGCTCACTTGGAAGGAAGGCAAAGGTATTCCGATACTGGAAGAAAAAACCAAAGACGGAACCTGGTATGCATTCAATGACTTTTATAAATCCATCCTAAACAAGGAATACCCCGCCTCCAATGTCATCAGCGGTGCTACCACTGCTACTTGCATTCACCTGGCCAACCATTCCTTATTCCACAAAACCATCGAAGACTGGAAACCGGCATACAATTATGAATAA
- a CDS encoding O-succinylhomoserine sulfhydrylase, which yields MSNKHFETEAVRIASSKSNQREHSAPIYMTSSFTFDSAEEARQMFAEEIPGNIYSRYANPNSSDLIEKVCAVEGTEDGIATASGMAAMFGSMASLLEQGDHILASRSLFGSTHQLLTRVFPKWGITSTYGDISDIENWDKLVKPNTKMLFIETPSNPGLEVIDLEWIGKFAKAHNLILVVDNCFATPYLQQPAKWGADIVAHSATKYIDGQGRVLGGLILGKQELIKEVQFFTRHTGPSISPFNAWILSRSMETLAIRMERHCANALAVASYFQDNKELEFVKYPFLKSHPQHDLAKKQMKHGGGIVTLTLKGGIERAQRFIDELQMITVTANLGDTRSIITHPASTTHSKLTEEERQRVGILPGLIRLSAGLEHHDDIIADIERALERSK from the coding sequence ATGTCCAATAAGCATTTTGAAACGGAAGCCGTCAGGATTGCGTCTTCCAAATCCAACCAACGGGAACATTCTGCACCCATTTACATGACCTCCAGCTTTACATTTGACAGTGCCGAGGAAGCACGGCAGATGTTTGCTGAGGAAATCCCCGGAAACATTTATTCCCGCTATGCCAACCCCAACAGCTCCGATCTGATCGAAAAAGTATGTGCAGTGGAAGGCACAGAGGACGGCATCGCCACGGCATCCGGAATGGCGGCAATGTTTGGCAGCATGGCCTCTCTTCTTGAGCAAGGTGACCATATCCTCGCATCCAGGTCCCTGTTTGGTTCTACCCACCAGCTGCTGACAAGGGTATTTCCGAAATGGGGCATTACGTCTACGTATGGAGATATTTCAGATATCGAAAACTGGGACAAGCTCGTAAAGCCCAACACCAAGATGCTGTTTATCGAAACCCCTTCGAACCCTGGCCTGGAAGTAATCGACTTGGAGTGGATCGGGAAATTTGCCAAAGCCCATAACTTGATCCTTGTGGTGGACAATTGCTTTGCGACGCCTTACCTCCAGCAGCCTGCCAAATGGGGAGCAGACATTGTGGCCCACAGCGCCACGAAATATATTGACGGTCAAGGCCGTGTTTTGGGCGGACTGATCCTTGGTAAGCAAGAATTGATCAAGGAAGTGCAGTTCTTCACCCGTCACACAGGCCCATCGATTTCTCCTTTCAATGCCTGGATCCTTTCACGAAGCATGGAAACACTCGCCATCAGAATGGAAAGACACTGCGCCAATGCCTTGGCAGTAGCCTCTTATTTCCAGGACAACAAGGAGCTAGAGTTTGTAAAATACCCTTTCCTAAAAAGCCATCCGCAACATGACCTTGCTAAGAAGCAAATGAAACATGGTGGCGGCATTGTCACGCTCACCCTGAAAGGCGGAATCGAGCGGGCGCAGCGGTTTATTGATGAGTTGCAAATGATCACCGTCACGGCCAACTTGGGAGATACCCGAAGTATCATCACCCACCCTGCCTCCACTACGCACAGCAAACTAACGGAAGAAGAACGGCAGCGTGTAGGAATTCTGCCAGGCTTGATCAGGCTTTCTGCCGGACTGGAACACCACGACGACATCATTGCCGACATCGAAAGGGCTTTGGAAAGATCAAAATAA
- a CDS encoding GDSL-type esterase/lipase family protein codes for MTGLIQTAFAQDNPVKFQEEVDQIVSDTPVPPGDIYLFTGSSSVRMWKDIGSYFPEVTVVNTGFGGSQTFELLHYAQELIIRYHPHKVFIYEGDNDLASGKTPVAILKTMQKLVGKLQAELPETEIVLISPKPSPSRWQLKEEYETLNRLLEVYADKTGGVSYVNVWDVALNSEGKPKPELFLQDSLHMTKLGYDGWAEMLAPHIP; via the coding sequence ATGACAGGACTCATTCAGACAGCTTTCGCCCAGGATAATCCCGTTAAATTTCAAGAAGAAGTCGATCAGATCGTTTCTGACACCCCAGTTCCACCTGGCGACATTTACCTTTTTACGGGAAGTTCCAGTGTAAGAATGTGGAAAGACATCGGCAGCTATTTTCCAGAAGTCACCGTGGTCAACACGGGTTTTGGCGGATCACAGACATTTGAATTACTTCATTATGCCCAAGAACTGATCATCCGGTACCACCCGCACAAAGTGTTTATCTATGAAGGGGACAATGACCTGGCAAGTGGCAAAACGCCTGTAGCCATCCTGAAGACCATGCAAAAATTAGTGGGTAAGCTGCAGGCGGAACTTCCTGAAACAGAAATCGTCCTGATCAGCCCAAAACCGAGCCCTTCCAGGTGGCAGTTGAAAGAAGAATACGAAACCTTAAACCGTCTTTTAGAGGTGTATGCAGACAAAACCGGAGGGGTATCCTACGTCAATGTCTGGGACGTCGCCCTTAACAGTGAAGGAAAACCAAAGCCTGAGCTATTCCTGCAGGACAGCCTGCACATGACCAAACTCGGCTACGACGGCTGGGCAGAGATGCTTGCCCCGCACATTCCTTAA
- a CDS encoding diacylglycerol/lipid kinase family protein: MSKQFLYILNPISGDGVDRAEVNEILSNNLYGIEVTVWETTGESDDPEKIKEQLKEKKWDGILIGGGDGTIKMVVSAVLGTDIPVGIIPLGSANGLATGFGIHGISDACYAIQKGKIEKVDLWDINGELCIHLSDFGFNAGLVKKSTTMEHRGMLAYAKSSLEQLREMKSYTFIIKADGTEEEVTAKMLVVANGNRYGTGAMINPFGKVGDGKFEVVTVDPEGLDEIIGLSFAMFNDALERVAHVKCRSFDKAEIENPDGADFQIDGEVMPPTDCVKIEAIPHKVNFYCLE; this comes from the coding sequence ATGAGCAAGCAGTTTTTATACATTCTTAATCCTATCTCTGGAGATGGGGTCGATCGAGCTGAGGTGAATGAAATCCTCAGCAATAACCTTTATGGCATAGAGGTCACCGTATGGGAAACCACAGGAGAATCGGATGATCCCGAGAAGATCAAAGAACAGTTAAAGGAGAAAAAGTGGGATGGAATCCTGATAGGAGGTGGGGATGGTACGATAAAGATGGTCGTTTCTGCTGTTTTAGGTACGGATATTCCCGTAGGGATTATTCCATTGGGATCTGCCAATGGCTTGGCGACAGGCTTTGGTATCCATGGGATTTCCGATGCGTGTTATGCCATCCAAAAAGGCAAAATCGAAAAGGTGGACCTTTGGGATATCAATGGTGAGCTGTGCATTCATCTCAGTGATTTTGGCTTTAACGCTGGATTGGTAAAAAAATCCACGACCATGGAGCACAGGGGGATGTTGGCCTATGCCAAAAGTTCCTTGGAGCAATTGAGGGAAATGAAGTCCTACACGTTTATCATCAAAGCAGATGGAACAGAGGAAGAGGTGACCGCAAAGATGCTGGTCGTGGCCAATGGTAATAGATATGGCACTGGAGCCATGATCAATCCGTTTGGTAAGGTTGGTGATGGAAAGTTTGAGGTAGTGACCGTGGATCCAGAGGGACTGGACGAGATTATAGGACTTTCCTTCGCCATGTTCAATGACGCCTTAGAACGCGTCGCCCATGTGAAATGCAGGAGTTTTGATAAAGCTGAAATTGAAAACCCAGATGGTGCAGATTTTCAGATTGATGGAGAGGTGATGCCTCCGACAGACTGTGTCAAAATCGAAGCGATCCCGCATAAGGTGAATTTTTACTGCCTTGAGTGA
- a CDS encoding DUF4407 domain-containing protein: protein MEKMKAFFWFCSGANIAILKKCPTETNKYVGIGGTVFFTGVLAALSAGYALYTVFESWYWAVAFGAVWGVMIFNLDRFIVSSMRKKERFWAEWKLAFPRLLLAVFLALVISKPLELKIFEKEIDQKVSEQKVLEMQEAKDNLEMAYPEIARLKTENEQLRDEIAAKAAFRDQLQEEYDAERFGVKTPGTTGIVGLGVNAEKKEQQLDAAQRDLEQLQERNWVKIDEHEREMAAVMARKQEVFEQQQAAIDQYDGLAARIHALSQLTSESQAVYWANIFIMLLFVAMEAAPVMVKLMAGKGPYDEVLDQSESAVSVYAKERKYKNEEESTRRVEVFDKTISSETAAKIQKKLHRDELITRAEMELLERRLGEMEQGVEG from the coding sequence ATGGAGAAAATGAAAGCATTCTTTTGGTTTTGCAGTGGGGCCAATATTGCCATTCTAAAGAAATGTCCCACCGAGACTAATAAATATGTAGGAATCGGTGGGACGGTGTTCTTTACAGGAGTGCTCGCCGCATTGTCCGCAGGGTATGCGCTGTATACGGTTTTTGAAAGTTGGTACTGGGCAGTGGCTTTTGGAGCAGTGTGGGGTGTTATGATATTTAACTTGGATCGTTTTATCGTTTCGAGTATGCGAAAAAAGGAACGTTTTTGGGCCGAATGGAAACTGGCCTTTCCACGTCTTTTGCTTGCTGTTTTTTTGGCCTTGGTGATTTCCAAGCCTTTGGAGTTGAAGATTTTTGAAAAGGAGATTGATCAAAAAGTAAGTGAGCAGAAGGTGCTGGAGATGCAGGAGGCAAAGGATAATTTGGAAATGGCTTATCCTGAAATTGCCCGCTTGAAGACTGAAAACGAACAATTGCGAGATGAAATTGCCGCAAAAGCAGCATTCCGCGACCAGCTCCAAGAGGAGTATGATGCCGAACGTTTCGGAGTGAAAACACCGGGAACTACGGGCATTGTGGGACTGGGGGTTAACGCCGAAAAGAAAGAGCAGCAATTGGATGCGGCCCAGCGTGATTTGGAGCAATTGCAGGAAAGGAATTGGGTGAAAATTGATGAACATGAGCGGGAAATGGCAGCGGTAATGGCGCGAAAGCAGGAAGTGTTTGAGCAACAGCAAGCGGCTATTGATCAATATGATGGTTTAGCCGCGCGAATCCATGCCTTGTCGCAGTTGACCTCGGAGAGTCAAGCGGTATATTGGGCCAATATTTTTATCATGTTACTTTTTGTGGCGATGGAAGCGGCTCCGGTTATGGTGAAATTAATGGCTGGAAAAGGGCCGTATGATGAGGTGCTGGACCAATCTGAAAGTGCGGTAAGTGTGTATGCCAAAGAAAGGAAATACAAAAACGAGGAAGAGAGTACGCGGAGAGTAGAGGTGTTTGACAAAACGATAAGTTCTGAGACCGCAGCTAAAATCCAAAAGAAGCTCCACCGTGATGAGCTGATTACCAGAGCGGAGATGGAGCTTTTGGAAAGAAGACTCGGAGAGATGGAGCAGGGTGTAGAAGGTTAG
- a CDS encoding DinB family protein — MNIHSTIKTRENFIKLINDMTLDELNKIPEGFNNNIAWNFGHVIVTQQIICYKLSGQEMLVHDQLVEKYRKGTKPEAPISAKELEELKILSLSTLESFKNDLMAGSFTKYSEYTTSFGVTLKSIHEAVEFNGIHEGMHLGYAMALRKAVRA, encoded by the coding sequence ATGAACATCCATTCGACCATCAAGACCAGGGAAAATTTCATCAAATTAATCAACGACATGACCTTGGATGAATTAAATAAAATCCCCGAAGGCTTCAACAACAACATCGCTTGGAATTTTGGTCATGTCATTGTCACGCAGCAAATCATTTGTTACAAACTATCCGGTCAAGAAATGTTGGTTCATGACCAATTGGTAGAAAAATACCGCAAGGGCACCAAACCGGAGGCTCCTATTAGCGCAAAAGAGCTTGAAGAGCTGAAAATCTTGTCGTTATCGACATTGGAAAGTTTCAAAAACGACCTGATGGCAGGTAGCTTCACGAAATATAGTGAATACACGACCAGCTTTGGGGTCACCCTAAAAAGTATTCATGAGGCAGTAGAATTCAATGGTATCCATGAAGGCATGCACCTTGGCTATGCCATGGCCCTTAGAAAAGCGGTACGGGCTTGA
- a CDS encoding beta-N-acetylhexosaminidase, producing the protein MTVHKIGGISVVLMILTVMFSCEPDPKISAAALIPLPEKVHEAEGAFEINKSTKIHVAQDAGEMRGVADFLATLLNQSTGYNIQVVDELPESGNYISLGQEGSGEAYKLHVQDDHIQVKAGSAAGAFWAVQTLRQLLPLAIEEKGPIEGVSWKVPAGEIEDNPVYAYRGSMLDVARHFFDVNDVKRYIDLMAMYKFNYLHLHLADDQGWRIEIKSWPKLTEIGGSTEVGGGEGGFYTQEEYKEIVQYAKERFITIVPEIDMPGHTNAALASYPELNCDDEAPELYTGIEVGFSTLCTDKEVTYQFIDDVVRELVEMTPGPYIHIGGDESHVTALEDYIPFIEQVQDIVNSYDKQAIGWDEIAHAALRPSTTAQFWAKAENAKMAVEQGAKVLMSPATKAYLDMQYDSTTQLGLHWAAYIELDSAYMWEPTELVEGIGKDDILGVEAPLWTETIEKMDDIEYMVFPRLIGIAEIAWTSPDKRNWDSYKDRLRQHTERLEALEVDYYASPLLKEKEIAE; encoded by the coding sequence ATGACAGTACATAAAATAGGCGGAATTTCAGTAGTGCTAATGATCTTGACCGTGATGTTTTCATGTGAGCCAGATCCCAAAATTTCAGCTGCTGCTTTGATTCCCTTGCCGGAGAAGGTGCATGAAGCAGAAGGTGCTTTTGAAATCAATAAGTCCACCAAGATACACGTGGCCCAGGATGCTGGAGAGATGCGTGGGGTGGCGGATTTTTTGGCCACATTGCTCAATCAGTCTACGGGATACAATATCCAGGTGGTCGACGAACTTCCGGAATCAGGGAATTACATTTCTTTGGGGCAGGAAGGTAGTGGAGAGGCGTATAAGCTTCATGTGCAAGACGATCATATTCAAGTGAAGGCAGGTTCTGCAGCGGGAGCTTTTTGGGCAGTACAGACCCTTCGGCAATTATTACCGTTAGCCATCGAGGAAAAAGGGCCGATTGAAGGAGTGTCCTGGAAGGTGCCAGCCGGGGAAATTGAAGATAATCCTGTATACGCTTATCGGGGAAGCATGCTGGATGTTGCCAGGCATTTTTTTGATGTCAATGATGTGAAACGCTACATTGATTTGATGGCCATGTATAAATTTAACTATCTGCACTTGCATTTGGCTGATGACCAGGGCTGGCGGATAGAGATCAAGTCTTGGCCAAAACTGACCGAAATTGGCGGTAGCACGGAAGTAGGCGGTGGCGAAGGAGGTTTTTATACCCAAGAAGAATACAAGGAAATCGTGCAGTATGCAAAGGAGCGGTTTATTACCATTGTGCCGGAAATCGACATGCCGGGACATACCAATGCGGCTTTGGCCTCATATCCTGAGCTCAATTGTGATGATGAAGCCCCAGAGTTGTATACAGGCATTGAAGTTGGGTTTAGTACACTATGTACGGACAAGGAAGTCACTTATCAGTTTATCGATGATGTCGTGCGTGAACTGGTAGAAATGACCCCTGGGCCTTATATCCACATCGGTGGAGATGAGTCTCATGTGACGGCGTTGGAAGATTATATTCCGTTTATTGAGCAGGTGCAGGATATCGTGAATTCGTATGATAAACAGGCGATTGGCTGGGATGAAATAGCCCATGCGGCGTTGCGGCCTAGCACGACTGCCCAGTTTTGGGCCAAGGCAGAAAATGCCAAGATGGCTGTGGAGCAAGGTGCCAAGGTGCTCATGTCTCCGGCCACAAAGGCTTACCTGGATATGCAGTATGATTCCACCACACAGTTGGGCCTGCATTGGGCAGCGTATATAGAACTGGACAGTGCCTATATGTGGGAGCCTACTGAATTGGTGGAGGGCATCGGTAAGGATGATATTCTTGGCGTGGAAGCACCGCTGTGGACGGAGACCATTGAAAAGATGGATGATATCGAATACATGGTGTTTCCCCGATTGATAGGGATCGCTGAGATTGCGTGGACGTCACCCGACAAGCGTAATTGGGATAGTTACAAGGATCGATTGCGCCAGCATACTGAAAGGCTGGAGGCATTGGAGGTAGATTATTATGCCTCGCCCTTGTTAAAAGAAAAGGAAATAGCAGAGTAA
- a CDS encoding App1 family protein, whose protein sequence is MILRLLTFPFRYTFGKVKKVVGKLGKIKIEPLYAFGNEDCIYVKGRVVEAYKQSKPSEKKNSLQNIVAALRRYAGSSVPDAKVLVTYFGQKKELYSDEEGIISCEFHAVSQQTESVHRVSFSLLEEDGLVAEKKNNFLKVSQFPKNYPIGVISDIDDTVLISHATDIGKKLWLSVSKNAFTRRPFPGVSGFYKALTEDGKHPIFYVSSSDWNLFDLIKDFLAFRHIPTGPILLQDLHLSLKNIWKSGGGSHQHKLEKIKMLLEMYPGMRFFLIGDSGQHDPELYADVIKSYPERIKSVYIRKVSDDNEEGRAMLVEELKEIDKSPEMVFVKNSQEAITHAKQHEFISS, encoded by the coding sequence ATGATTTTACGATTATTGACGTTCCCTTTCCGCTATACATTTGGAAAAGTAAAGAAAGTAGTCGGGAAACTGGGCAAAATCAAAATTGAGCCATTATATGCTTTTGGGAATGAAGATTGTATCTATGTGAAGGGAAGGGTGGTGGAGGCCTATAAGCAAAGCAAGCCTTCCGAGAAAAAGAACAGCCTTCAGAATATCGTGGCGGCCCTTCGGCGCTATGCAGGAAGCAGCGTGCCGGACGCCAAGGTGCTGGTAACTTATTTTGGCCAGAAAAAGGAGTTGTACAGCGATGAAGAGGGGATTATCAGCTGTGAGTTTCATGCCGTCAGCCAGCAAACCGAATCTGTACACCGGGTGAGTTTTAGCTTGTTGGAGGAAGATGGATTGGTAGCGGAGAAAAAAAACAATTTCCTGAAGGTAAGTCAATTTCCAAAAAATTATCCGATCGGAGTAATATCGGATATTGATGATACTGTTTTGATTTCCCATGCCACGGATATTGGGAAAAAGCTATGGCTGTCGGTTTCGAAGAATGCGTTTACACGAAGGCCATTTCCTGGGGTGAGCGGATTTTACAAGGCGTTGACCGAAGATGGAAAACACCCGATATTTTATGTTTCCAGCAGTGATTGGAATTTATTCGATTTGATCAAGGATTTTTTGGCGTTTAGACATATCCCTACCGGGCCGATTCTTCTGCAGGACCTGCATTTAAGTTTGAAGAATATCTGGAAATCGGGAGGAGGCAGCCACCAGCATAAACTTGAAAAGATCAAAATGCTACTGGAAATGTATCCTGGCATGCGTTTTTTTCTTATTGGTGACAGTGGACAGCATGATCCGGAATTGTATGCCGATGTGATCAAGTCCTACCCTGAGCGGATAAAATCTGTCTATATTCGAAAGGTGAGTGATGATAATGAAGAGGGACGGGCCATGCTGGTGGAGGAATTGAAGGAAATTGATAAATCTCCAGAGATGGTTTTTGTGAAGAACAGCCAAGAAGCGATCACGCATGCCAAACAGCACGAGTTTATATCATCTTAA